The following nucleotide sequence is from Psychroflexus torquis ATCC 700755.
CTTTTGGTAGAGATGTGCTACATGCGTCTTTACCAATGGATTCAGATTATGATGATTCTTCCATGCTGTCTCTGGATTATTTCAAGAAAAGACCAGGGAAGACCTTGCAGAAAATTCAAGCCAAAGCCTATTTTTCTTATGTAGATCATCTCATGAGTAACAGCAGAAGAAGCAACTTCGAAACGGTTGAAGCTGTCTCTCCTGTTGAAGCGACAACAGCTGGCGGTCGATTCGAACTAGAGTGGAAACTTGCTGAGTTCTGGACGCTTTTTACTGGAACCGATGCGCTTTTAATAAGTAGAGACGGTGTGAGAAATCGCTTGATAAAACAAAACATGATGGGAATGCCCTTCAATCCACCTCTGCAGCTTACCGACAAAATTTGGCAAGATTCGTTTATCAACGACTATGGCATTTTTGCGGAATCTCGCTACAGAATCAATAATTCTATGGTAGTAAATGCAGGTGTTCGATATGATTTGGTTAACTCAGACATTCAGGATCCCGAAGCAGATTTCCTAGCTTACTATCCTGGTTTGGGAAGCAGAACTGAGCATAATTTTAGTGCTACGGTATCGCTCAAAAAATTACTAGATGCCAATAATCAATTAGAATTTGCCATTGGACGTGGTGTGCGCTCTGCAAATATGATTGAGCGATTCATCAATCATTTTCAAGTTGGACAAGATCCGTTTGAATACATTGGTAACCCCAACTTGGACGCAGAAGTGAACAATCAATTTGAAGTTGCATACACAGGGAAAAAAGAAATGAATGGATTCATCGATGAGTTAAACTGGGGGGCTTCTGTTTATTTCTCTCATTTCGAAAATTACATTGTAGCCGTCATCGATCCTACCAAAACGAGAAAATTTATGCCCAACCAAGAACCTATCAATCCAAAAGTATTCAGAAATCTAGATGATGCATACAAAACAGGATTTGAAGCTAGCGTGGGCGTTAATTTCTTAACCCATTTTCAGTTAGATGCTGATATGGCTTACGTGTATACCCGAAACGAGGATTTAAGCGAGTCTTTGCCCCTTACTCCTCCCCTGCGCAGTAAAATAAGTTTGCAGTACAGCAAGAATAAGTTTTGGGCAGCAACCGACTTAAGGATGGTCAGCCAACAAGATGAGCTGGCTACATCCTTTGGCGAAAATGAAGCTACTCCTGGTTACGAATTGGTTGATTTTCGGTTGGGTTACGAACTTTTCCCTGGGCTCGACTTAGGAGCAGCAGTTTTGAATGCTTTTGATCAGCAGTATTACGATCACCTAAATTTTGCCTTTAGAAACCAAGCCAATGCCAGCTTAAGCGGACTGGAACGTCTTACCGATCCTGGTCAAAATTTTACAGTTTTCGTTAAATATGGATTTTAATTAAGTATTGGGCGTTTCAACGTGCTGTCCGTTTCTAGTCCGCAAGCCAAAAGCTGGAGATTCTAGGGCTGTAAAGGAGCTTCTAAGGTCGCTCTCCTCAGCCAAGACTCTCTGGCTTTTGGCTATTACGGGCTATCCACTTCCATCACGAACGCATATTACCAATTTCACTTCAAATGTGGTAAATTAGCTTTTTTTTGATCCTGGAAGAAAAAAATAATTCAGAATTTTTTACGACATTTAAGAGGTAAATTGGTGTAAAACCAAAATTTTATAACCAAAATTTATAGAACATTTGTTACATTCAGTGCACCTCTTAATTCCTAATTTTGCAATTATAAATTCAAAATAAAATGAAGGCATACCTAATGATAATTCCAGTTATAGCTTTTCTATTTAATTTTGGGCAACTTCAGGCCCAAGAAGAAATGGAGTTTACTCTTGAAGAACTCAAGAGCCAAGTGCTTCAAAATAATAGATCACTTCAAATTAATGAAAGTGAATTTAGAAAAGCAAGAGCCCGCTATAGGCAAACCAATGCTGCGTTTTTACCTCAGCTTAGTGTTTCGCATAATTTTTATAGAACCAATAATCCCGTCCAAGCATTTGGAACATTATTGAACCAAGGAATTTTTACAGAGCAAGATTTTCAAATCGATAATTTGAACAATCCAAGTGCCATTTCCAATTTTACCACTGCTTTAAGCATTCAACAACCTCTTATCAATATAGAAAAGTGGGCTCAACGTTCTGCGCTAAACGCTCAAAAAGAAGCACAACAACTTCAAAATAAATTTGAAGAAAAAGCGCTTTTAGTTGAAGTGGAAAAACTTTATATGCAACTTCAGCTCGCTTATAAAGGGATTGAAGTACTAGAGCAAACTAGAGAAATTGCCGAGCAAAATTTTAAAAGTATTCAAAATTTTTATGACGAAGGTCTATTGATCATGCCAGATTTACTAAGTGCAGAAGTAAGGTTAAATGAAGTTGAAAACGAATACATCGCGGCTTACAATCAACTCCAAAATCTTTCAGACTATCTTCTGTTTTTAATGAACAGAGATGCTAATACTGTGGTAAAACCAGTTTCAAAACTTGGGCTTAATATTGTGGAGACTATGGACGCAAGTCAAATAGAAACAAGAGAAGACATTTTAGCAGTCGATTTGCAAACCAAGGCCCAATCCAAAATGCAAACTGCAGCCAAACATTCCTTTTTGCCAACGCTTAATGCTTTTGGGAACCTACAATGGTTTTCAGATGAAGCCTTTACAACCAACACAAGAAACTTTTTTGTAGGTGCTTCACTTAACTGGAATATTTTTGAAGGTGGTAAAAATATTGCAAAACTTCAAGAAGAAAATGCAAGTTTAGATCAAGCCAAACTAGAAGCTTCTAGGTATGCCTCCAATTCCAATATGGAGTTGGAAAAAGCAAAACGCCAATTTCGCGAGGCAGAGCAAAAACTTAATAGAAATAGACTATCCCTGAAGCAAGCAGAAAAAGCATACCAAATCAGGAAAGATAGATTTGGAGAAGGTCTTGAGCGCACTACAGATTTGCTGCGGGCAGAACAACAACAATCTTCTATGCGACTGGCTTACAACCAATCCATATTCGAGTTTAACTACGCTCAGTTATACATTCAATTTTTAGCAAACACCTATACTTATGAAAAATAAATTACTGCCTATATTTTTTTCTGTGTTCTTATTAAGCATTTTGAGCTGTGGAGAAAAAACCGAAAATAAAAAGCCTGAGCAGATATCTGTCGATGTTAAAATCGAGTATCCTACCACCAGTTTACCTCAGCTTTTAAGCTATAAGGGGAAAATTCAGTCTTCAAAATCGATAGATATTCAATCTAGAGGATCAAGTTACGTGGATAAAATCCTTGTAGATGTAGGCGATGCTGTTCATGAAAACCAGTTGCTGGTTAAATTAAACAGCGATGACCTCATGTCGAAACAAAATCAGCTTACTGCCAAACTCGACGAGGTAAGTGCCACTTTAGAAAACACCGAAAAGGATTATAAACGATACAAAAGTTTAAGAGAAAAAAATAGTGTTTCAGAAAAAGAGCTGGAGTCTATCTCCTTAAAATATAACTCTGTAAAAAGTCAAAAAGCAGGAGTAGAAAGTCAGTTGAAAGAAATACAATCAGAATTAAAATATTTCAATATCAAGGCCCCATTTGAGGGTGTAATTACTTCAAAAATGGCTCAAGAGGGAGATTTAGCAAACCCCCGATTTTCGATTCTACAAATGGAAGTTGAGAATGCATTTGAATTTCACTTTTCAGTTTCAGAACGAGCTATTTCTTCATTAAGAAAAGGACAACTGGCCACCGTTGTAGTGTCGACAGATGGTCAAAAAATCGATGCCCAAATATCAGAATTGAGCTTATCGTCTTCAGAAACAGGAGGACAATATGTTGTGAAAGCAAAATTACTAACCGAAAATGATGTCCAGCTTTTTTCTGGACAACAAGGAGAAATACAACTTATTACGGATTCTTTGGATCAAGGAATTTTTGTTCCCAAATCAGCACTTATCGATCGAGGCGGTTTACAGGGTCTATACGTAGTTAGCCCAGAAAATAAAGCGATGCTGAGATGGGTGGAGACTGGGGTAAACTACGATGAATATATAGAGATTCTTTCTGGTCTAAGCAGCGATGAGTCCGTTGTAACTTCTGCAGACTCCAAACTTTATAACGGTATAACCGTGAAATACTAGATCTTATGAAAAATGGTATTGCTGGTAAACTAGCCAACGCATTTATGACTTCCAAAATTACAGTCTTACTTATGGTTGTATTTATGGCCGTGGGAATTTATGCTGCTTTATTGATTCCACGAGAAGAAGAACCACAAATAAACGTGCCTATGGCCGATATATTTGTTGGCTATCCTGGTGCGAGTCCTAAAGAAATTGAATCTAAAGTTATTATTCCTTTGGAGCGTGTTATCTCTAATATTGATGGTATTGAATATGTTTACACCACCTCTATGCAGGGACAAGGAATGCTCATAGCGCAATTCTATGTGGGTGAAGATATAGAAAGGTCTTACGTAAAACTTCATGATGAAATTATGCGCCATATGGATGAAATTCCTGAGGGCGTTACTCAGCCACTTATCAAAACAAGATCTATAGACGATGTGCCAGTCGTTGGCCTTACGCTTTTTAGCGAAAAGTACGATGACTTCCGCCTTAAACAAATCGCCAATGAACTGATTTTGGAGATTGAAAAGGTGGAGAATGTCGCTTCTAGTGAAGTCATTGGAGGCAGAAGTAGAGAGTTGAAAATTAATTTTGATCATCAAAAAGCAGCTTCCTATAATTTAGATATTTTGAGTGTTACCAAGATGATACAGGCTAACCACTCCAAGTCCAAAAGTGGAACTATACAGACCAAAGACGAAAACATCCTCATCACCACTGGAAAATTCATCGAAACTGAAAGAGACCTAAAGCAAATAGTTGTTGGCACTTCTGGAAACAGACCCGTATATCTGCATCAAATAGCAAATGTAGAAGAAGGTGCAGAAAAACCTAAGAACTATGTGGAGTTTGGCTTCGGTGCTGCAAGTGCAGAACAGGCAAAAATGCCTTCCTCCTATTCTGCCGTTACCCTATCTATTGCAAAAAGAAAGGGCGCTGATGCCATGCAAGTTGCCGACCAGATTTTGGCTCAACAAGAACGCTGGGAACAATATATAATCCCAGAAGGTGTGGAACTCGAGGTGACTCGTAATTATGGAGAAACAGCATCACAAAAGGTATCCGACTTACTTTTCAATTTACTAAGTGCAATCATTGCTGTAACCTTAGTTGTTATGTTATCTATGGGATGGCGCGGCGGACTTGTTGTCTTTATTTCTGTTCCTGTTACGTTCGCTTTAACAATGCTTAGTTACTATTTATTTGGTTACACGCTAAATAGAATCACGCTTTTTGCACTCATTTTTATTACCGGGATTGTAGTCGATGATTCTATCATCATTACAGAAAATATACACCGGCATTTCAAAATGAAGAAACGATCCTTAAGGAACGCCGCCATTTATGCTATAAATGAAGTAGGTAATCCTACTATTTTAGCTGCCTTTATTGTTATTGCTTCTGTACTTCCCATGGCTTTTGTAAGTGGCCTTATGGGTCCTTACATGAGTCCAATGCCCATTGGTGCATCTATTACAATGATTCTTTCTCTATTTATAGCGCTTACCATTGTGCCTTACTTGGCCTTTTATTTTTTGAAAGGCGATGGCAAACAAGACGATGGCGAAGAGGATGATGAAGAAGCTATTAAGAAAGCCGACAAACTCGGTGATGAAAAATTAAAATCGACCCGAATTTATAAAATTTATGAAAAAGTACAGAGACCACTTCTAGAGAGTTCTAAGAAACGTTGGCTTTTCATTGGAAGTACATTTGTATTGCTTATCGCTTCTGTACTTTTATTCTTAAATGAATCTGTTTTGGTAAAAATGCTTCCCTTCGATAACAAAAACGAATTTCAAATTGTTATTGATATGCCAGAAGGTACTACACTGGAGCGCACGCAAGCCGTCACATTAGAAATTGCAGAGTACGTAAAAGACCGAGAGGAAGTGGTTAATTATCAAACCTACGTTGGTGCTGCTTCTCCCATCACCTTTAATGGGCTTGTAAGACATTACGATCTTAGAGATGGTGATCATCTAGCAGACATTCAGGTAAATATTACCAATAAGAGCGAACGAAGTGAACAAAGCCACGATATCGCAAAATCGTTTAGGAAAGAGGTAAAAGCCATTGGTGATCGCTATGGCGCAGCTATCAAAATTGTGGAAGTCCCCCCGGGGCCACCAGTGCTATCAACAATTGTTGCAGAAATTTACGGACCAGATTACGAAGAGCAAATCAAAATTGCACAAAAGGTAAAGGATATTTTACACGAGACCCAAGATGTGGTCGACATCGACTGGCGTGTAGAAGCCGACCAAAAGGAGATTGAATTTAAAGTTGACACCGAGCGAGCCAACCTAGAAGGCATAAGCACTCAGCAAATTGTTGAAACCATGCGGTTGAGTCTCGGGAATACTTCCATTGGTAAGGCTTACAGAGAAAATGAACCTGAACAAGTTAGCATAACCTACTATACACCAAACTCAGAAAAGTCCAGTACCAAGGATCTTTTAAAATTAAAAGTAAAGTCTCAGCAAGGACATACCGTAAACATCGGCGACCTAGTAAATCTGGTAGAACAACCTATTGAAAAAAGCATCTACAGAAAAAATAAGCGCCGTGTAGTATATGTCACAGCAGAAATGGCTGGAGAACTAGAAAGTCCCGTTTACGCCATATTGGGTATGGAAAAGTATCTTAAAGACATGCACTTACCAGAAGGCTACTCTATAGAAGAATTGTACACAGATATTCCTGTTGATACAGAAGATTACTCTGTAAAATGGGATGGTGAATGGCAAATTACATTGGAAGTATTCCAAGATCTTGGTATTGCTTTCTTAGTGGTTATTTTTATCATTTACATGCTAATCGTTGGCTGGTTTCAAAGCTTCCGTTCCCCAATTGTGATGATGATTGCTATTCCGCTTTCATTAATAGGAATTATTTTAGCACATTGGCTGTTCGATGCATTTTTTACAGCAACTTCTTTTATTGGAATGATTGCTCTAGCAGGAATTATGGTTAGAAATTCCGTTTTGCTTATCGATTTCATAGAAATCCGCCTCAACGAAGGTATTGCCTTTAAGCAAGCCATCATTGAAGCAGGTGCCGTAAGAACCACACCCATTTTACTCACAGCAGGAACCGTGGTCATAGGAGCAGTCGCCATACTTTTCGATCCTATTTTTCAAGGTCTTGCCCTGTCTTTGATGGGTGGAACAATTGTTTCAACATTCTTAACCCTTATTTTGGTTCCTCTTGTCTTTTATATAGTGATGAAAAATAAGTATAAATAATAGGGCGTTTCAACGTGCTGTCCGTTTCTAGTCCGCAAGCCAAAAGCTGGAGATTCTAGTGCTGTAAAGGAGCTTCTTAGGTCGCTCTCCACAGCCAAGACTCTCTGGCTTTTGGCTTTTACGGGCTATCCACTTCCATCACGAACGCAGAGAACTTTGAGATAGAACTAATAGTTTGGGTTTATTAAACAACATTTATATATCAGTTGTTAATGAGAAAAATTAAAAAAACAAATAGCCTACTAGTCACTAAAGTGAAGAAGAAAGGATGACACTTCTAAATCTGAAAAACCACTCCAAAACCAACTCATCCCAATAGGATCATCGACGAAAGATCGATACAGACATTCCCAAAGGATCGGGGCATTAAGGTGAGGTTACCGAAAATTCGGCATAAGCTATACCGACAACAACAATCATAAATTATTGTTGTCAGTTATTTTATCCACTTCTTTAATAAACTATCAATCTCTTTTTCGTTCTTTTCGCTATGTCCAACCTTTGAATACACAATTTTTCCTTTAGTATCTATGATGTAGAAAGTAGGATAAGCTCTAACTTTATATTCTTTCGTGACTTTATGATCCACGAAAATTGTTGGATAGCTCATTTTATTTATCTCAATAAAGTCATTCAGTTTTTCTTTATTCTTTTCTTTATTGTCAAATGGATTTAACCCAAGAATTACTAAATCCTTTGCAGAATATTTAGTCCTTAATTCATTTAGCGATGCTATTGCTTTTATGCAAGGAAAACAGTCCTTGTACCAAAAGTCTAAAATGACATATTTTCCGTTATGATCTTGTAATGTAATTGAGTCTTTTTCTTTAAATCTTAATCCTTTAAATTTTGGCGCTTTCAAACCAATAGCCAATGGCTCCATTTCTTTAGGATTAGGTTCTTTATAATCTTCAATTTCATAGTCCTTAGTTAATCTATCAAACTCCGATTTTAATACTTTATCATTTACTTTATTAAATTTCTCATTTGAAAAATGCCATTCATTATATTGCCATTCGTTTTGAAATTTTACCGAATAAATAATATCTTTCAAATAGTTATCATCATTAAAATAAAATATCTTTGTCTGTTTTTCAATTGGTAATTCGTCTTCAAATGCAAATTCTATCGTATTGAGATTCTTTTTACCTATTAATGTGTCATTTAACTTTGCGACAATAGTTGAATCTTTTAGATATTTCGAAAGCCTGTTAGGTTTAAGAAAATAAGAGTCTAAAACTCCGCTTACCGTATTACCTCTTATAACCCCATCTTGTCCTTTTTTCGGGAAGAATTTTGTTATTTTTTTGCTGTTATGATTAATAATATAGATGTTCTCTAAATCATAATATCTGTCGATACTATCATTTTTAATCCAAAAACTACCACCGAAGATAGTATCTAACTTATGTTTGATTAGTCTACAATTTGAATAGTAGTTCAATGTATCCTCATCAGAACTGAAATATTTCATTTTGTAATGAACATCATATTCCCAAGATTCAGAGTTCAATATTCGATTTTCAAATTCAGATACAATCGAATTCGCTGTGTTTTCTTTCTGACAACTAACTATAGTAAGACATATAGCTAAAATGTAAAATATTGTTTTCATAAATTATTGGATAGAGGTTTTTTGTCAAATTATGCACAGAACCAATATAAACCCTATTTAAATCTCCAGCATAGGCTCTCTATCTATTAGAACGTTGTTTTTATTTTCATCTAAACTATCACTTTTATGTATTATCCAATGGTCTTTTCCATGGTTTTGTTGTGAATAGACAAAACTCGAGTATTTATTTCTTTGGTTTTAGTGAATTGATGCTTCTTTCTTTGCTATGTTAACGAAAGCCTGACCACAGAACATAGCTAGACGCCTCGATGACTTGAGTTTGTATGTATGCACTTAAGTTTGTGATGAGCTACACAATTAAAAGAGAAGGACTCTTCTTAGCCTCTTTTGATTTGTCTTTACCAGCGTTTTCAATAATTGAGTATAAAGAGCTTTTATCATTATTTTATTTTTCTGACTCTTTTTTTACTATATAATGAATGATAAAAGGTGCATTAACATCATCAACAAAAGTATTTATATCTTTTTCACTTTTGAATAATGAATCTCAATAGTTTTTCTGTGAGAATTGTGTAATACAACTAAATTTTTCCCTATTGTTTTAGAAAGTAATAGTGTTTCCTTTGGTATTGAAACACATGAGGTTATCAATGCAATTGTAATTGAAAATAAATTAAATAGAGATTTTACAGTATTAGGTTTTAGCTTTGGTAATTGATAAGTTTTTCTACAATTGCATCTAGTTCTTTATCTATACTCTGAATTGAAATATATGATAAACCATCTTCCTTTAATTTTTGTAAGTTCTCAAGGGATGCGTTGTCCATTTCAGTATCAGCTGTTATTATTTCAGGTTCAAGGCGGTGATAATCTTTTTGGTCTTGTTCTTCTAATGTTCCAAATATTTGTTTTAAATGATGGTGGACAGTTTTAGAATTACCAGACATCATTATTTCTATAATAGGTTTAATCCATCCAATGGCTCCCCAATCTTTGGCTTTCTTATATTCGTAACCTTTACTTACACTACCTGTCCCAATAGATACAATCATCATATTTTTAGCAGACGGAAAGTTTTCCATATTTTCAAAAGTCATAGACCTAACTTCTGAGTAGGCGACTAATGAGGGGTTGTTCACAAACACACCACCGTCTATTAAAGGATAAGGAGTTCCTAGATCATTTTTAACTCGCGCAGGTTCGAAATAGGTTGGGGCTGCAGATGTAGCTCTAGCAACATCTTTAATTTTAAAATTGTAAATGTCATTATTTGATTTGTGCTGCTTAAAAAAATGAGGTTTACCATTTCTTATGTCGTAAGAACTAATTATACAGGGTTTTAATAAATTTGATAATTTCAATTCTCCAAATGTATCTTCAAGAGCTTCTTCAAGTTCAGAAGCGTTATATTTTTCATCTGCTAGACCATTTAGGCTTTTTATTTTTTGCCAATTGCTAACATCAAATATGTCATCACCTCTATCTAAATAGATATTTACCGCTTCTTGAGCAGTTAATTTGGGACGGTTTTCTTCATTGGGTGTTAGATAAGCTAAAGCTAATATACCTCCTGTACTTGTGCCTGCCATAAAATCAAACATATCAGATAGTTTAACATTTGAGTCTCCCATTTTCTCTTGAAGTTTTTGTTCGATTTGGGTTAATACAATGCCGGGTAAAATACCTCGTATTCCTCCACCATCTAGGGATAGAATTCTGATTTTTTTCATGATTTTTTTATTTAATTTATATTCTTTTAATGATAGCCAACATCCATATAGACCCAATTCAAATCTTAGGTATAGGGAATATACCTATAAAAAAGTTGTTTTTTTAACTGAACTAAGACTTTTGTATGCTTTATCCAAGGGGCTTTTTGTTAACCACTAAAAATACTGTATTTGAGATTCTAAGGCAACGAAGGTCTGCCAACAGTATTCATTGATCTTTTTCACTTAAGGACAAACACAGGTTTTCGTCATCTTCATTTCGTACTGTCTTCTATAAATGCCCATGGACAACAGTTTGTCGTATCAGAGTTCAATGAAATTTTGAGTTCCTCTTGATTCCATTCTACATCATAATAGCGGTATCTCTCAAAGAGCAAGTTGTAAGCCGATTTATATAACCCTATACTTTTTAGATAATTAAAATTCTCTAGAGCTTTTGCATCTGTCAATGAATCTTCAAATTCTCTAATTTCAATCAATTTGAAAAGCGTGTCATTGACGTGGTCTACATTGTAAGGGATTGCAATGTCTTGGCACAATATGATCGATACTTCTTTTAATACTTCAAATACGATTGAGTCGTTTTGCTCTGTCCTTCTTCTATCCCAAAACTCTCGGTAGTACTTTGATCTAATTTTTTCAGAATCATGGGTGATGAGCAGACTGTCAATGATTTCATCACACGGTTTATTCACGTCTCCTAGAATCCAACACCAATCGTAGCTGTAGTTATACTCTAGAAATAATCTTCTATATCCAACTTTTTTGAAAGTCTCGTGCGCTACTTTAATATTCTCGGAATTTCTAATCCAAATCGAGCGATCAAAGTCCTTATCATAAGGGTCATAAAAGCTCAACATGTTTTCCACATAATATACATTAGAGGAATCAGAATTCTTGTCATACTCGCAGGAGGTAAGTCCAAGAACTAAAAATATGAATGTGGTAATTATCTGTTTCAAAGTTTTCTTTCTAATGCCCTACAACATCCGTATAAACCCTTTTCAAATCTTCAGTATAGAGTATACATCTTTTATAGGTACAGTTTTTTTTAACTAAATTAAGACTTTTACATACTTTATCCAAGGGGCTTTTAGTTAACCCCCTTAAATCCACAAGTAAGAATTAAGATAGCTAATTTCATTTTAATTGTATTCAGAATGATGCAACTAAAATGAAATTG
It contains:
- a CDS encoding TonB-dependent receptor domain-containing protein; translation: MKIILSAFIYLFSSVILIAQTKSIEVKDAQTKETLSGVYAIDQNNNNNNKYHITNNKILQLKIGKIYKISHIGYGYKILKVETTTTDILYLEAENTELAEVLVTGRVFEDPVMNITTPDLTERVTQPKNVADLFRDINGFGLIKRGNYAIDPSFRASQYEQLNIQYDGGTKVMHACPNRMDPITTHVMPEDISKIEVVRGPYTMRYGATFGGLINMVSKRPELGNYGFSGSASTGYETNGNSLVNMVRLQYAEEKFDVVGMYGYRDFGNYEDGAGREIPSSFRSIDYSLRMGYNFTSLERLQLHWRQSFGRDVLHASLPMDSDYDDSSMLSLDYFKKRPGKTLQKIQAKAYFSYVDHLMSNSRRSNFETVEAVSPVEATTAGGRFELEWKLAEFWTLFTGTDALLISRDGVRNRLIKQNMMGMPFNPPLQLTDKIWQDSFINDYGIFAESRYRINNSMVVNAGVRYDLVNSDIQDPEADFLAYYPGLGSRTEHNFSATVSLKKLLDANNQLEFAIGRGVRSANMIERFINHFQVGQDPFEYIGNPNLDAEVNNQFEVAYTGKKEMNGFIDELNWGASVYFSHFENYIVAVIDPTKTRKFMPNQEPINPKVFRNLDDAYKTGFEASVGVNFLTHFQLDADMAYVYTRNEDLSESLPLTPPLRSKISLQYSKNKFWAATDLRMVSQQDELATSFGENEATPGYELVDFRLGYELFPGLDLGAAVLNAFDQQYYDHLNFAFRNQANASLSGLERLTDPGQNFTVFVKYGF
- a CDS encoding TolC family protein; amino-acid sequence: MKAYLMIIPVIAFLFNFGQLQAQEEMEFTLEELKSQVLQNNRSLQINESEFRKARARYRQTNAAFLPQLSVSHNFYRTNNPVQAFGTLLNQGIFTEQDFQIDNLNNPSAISNFTTALSIQQPLINIEKWAQRSALNAQKEAQQLQNKFEEKALLVEVEKLYMQLQLAYKGIEVLEQTREIAEQNFKSIQNFYDEGLLIMPDLLSAEVRLNEVENEYIAAYNQLQNLSDYLLFLMNRDANTVVKPVSKLGLNIVETMDASQIETREDILAVDLQTKAQSKMQTAAKHSFLPTLNAFGNLQWFSDEAFTTNTRNFFVGASLNWNIFEGGKNIAKLQEENASLDQAKLEASRYASNSNMELEKAKRQFREAEQKLNRNRLSLKQAEKAYQIRKDRFGEGLERTTDLLRAEQQQSSMRLAYNQSIFEFNYAQLYIQFLANTYTYEK
- a CDS encoding efflux RND transporter periplasmic adaptor subunit produces the protein MKNKLLPIFFSVFLLSILSCGEKTENKKPEQISVDVKIEYPTTSLPQLLSYKGKIQSSKSIDIQSRGSSYVDKILVDVGDAVHENQLLVKLNSDDLMSKQNQLTAKLDEVSATLENTEKDYKRYKSLREKNSVSEKELESISLKYNSVKSQKAGVESQLKEIQSELKYFNIKAPFEGVITSKMAQEGDLANPRFSILQMEVENAFEFHFSVSERAISSLRKGQLATVVVSTDGQKIDAQISELSLSSSETGGQYVVKAKLLTENDVQLFSGQQGEIQLITDSLDQGIFVPKSALIDRGGLQGLYVVSPENKAMLRWVETGVNYDEYIEILSGLSSDESVVTSADSKLYNGITVKY
- a CDS encoding efflux RND transporter permease subunit; protein product: MKNGIAGKLANAFMTSKITVLLMVVFMAVGIYAALLIPREEEPQINVPMADIFVGYPGASPKEIESKVIIPLERVISNIDGIEYVYTTSMQGQGMLIAQFYVGEDIERSYVKLHDEIMRHMDEIPEGVTQPLIKTRSIDDVPVVGLTLFSEKYDDFRLKQIANELILEIEKVENVASSEVIGGRSRELKINFDHQKAASYNLDILSVTKMIQANHSKSKSGTIQTKDENILITTGKFIETERDLKQIVVGTSGNRPVYLHQIANVEEGAEKPKNYVEFGFGAASAEQAKMPSSYSAVTLSIAKRKGADAMQVADQILAQQERWEQYIIPEGVELEVTRNYGETASQKVSDLLFNLLSAIIAVTLVVMLSMGWRGGLVVFISVPVTFALTMLSYYLFGYTLNRITLFALIFITGIVVDDSIIITENIHRHFKMKKRSLRNAAIYAINEVGNPTILAAFIVIASVLPMAFVSGLMGPYMSPMPIGASITMILSLFIALTIVPYLAFYFLKGDGKQDDGEEDDEEAIKKADKLGDEKLKSTRIYKIYEKVQRPLLESSKKRWLFIGSTFVLLIASVLLFLNESVLVKMLPFDNKNEFQIVIDMPEGTTLERTQAVTLEIAEYVKDREEVVNYQTYVGAASPITFNGLVRHYDLRDGDHLADIQVNITNKSERSEQSHDIAKSFRKEVKAIGDRYGAAIKIVEVPPGPPVLSTIVAEIYGPDYEEQIKIAQKVKDILHETQDVVDIDWRVEADQKEIEFKVDTERANLEGISTQQIVETMRLSLGNTSIGKAYRENEPEQVSITYYTPNSEKSSTKDLLKLKVKSQQGHTVNIGDLVNLVEQPIEKSIYRKNKRRVVYVTAEMAGELESPVYAILGMEKYLKDMHLPEGYSIEELYTDIPVDTEDYSVKWDGEWQITLEVFQDLGIAFLVVIFIIYMLIVGWFQSFRSPIVMMIAIPLSLIGIILAHWLFDAFFTATSFIGMIALAGIMVRNSVLLIDFIEIRLNEGIAFKQAIIEAGAVRTTPILLTAGTVVIGAVAILFDPIFQGLALSLMGGTIVSTFLTLILVPLVFYIVMKNKYK
- a CDS encoding TlpA family protein disulfide reductase, whose amino-acid sequence is MKTIFYILAICLTIVSCQKENTANSIVSEFENRILNSESWEYDVHYKMKYFSSDEDTLNYYSNCRLIKHKLDTIFGGSFWIKNDSIDRYYDLENIYIINHNSKKITKFFPKKGQDGVIRGNTVSGVLDSYFLKPNRLSKYLKDSTIVAKLNDTLIGKKNLNTIEFAFEDELPIEKQTKIFYFNDDNYLKDIIYSVKFQNEWQYNEWHFSNEKFNKVNDKVLKSEFDRLTKDYEIEDYKEPNPKEMEPLAIGLKAPKFKGLRFKEKDSITLQDHNGKYVILDFWYKDCFPCIKAIASLNELRTKYSAKDLVILGLNPFDNKEKNKEKLNDFIEINKMSYPTIFVDHKVTKEYKVRAYPTFYIIDTKGKIVYSKVGHSEKNEKEIDSLLKKWIK
- a CDS encoding CBASS cGAMP-activated phospholipase; this encodes MKKIRILSLDGGGIRGILPGIVLTQIEQKLQEKMGDSNVKLSDMFDFMAGTSTGGILALAYLTPNEENRPKLTAQEAVNIYLDRGDDIFDVSNWQKIKSLNGLADEKYNASELEEALEDTFGELKLSNLLKPCIISSYDIRNGKPHFFKQHKSNNDIYNFKIKDVARATSAAPTYFEPARVKNDLGTPYPLIDGGVFVNNPSLVAYSEVRSMTFENMENFPSAKNMMIVSIGTGSVSKGYEYKKAKDWGAIGWIKPIIEIMMSGNSKTVHHHLKQIFGTLEEQDQKDYHRLEPEIITADTEMDNASLENLQKLKEDGLSYISIQSIDKELDAIVEKLINYQS